aattttacttactttattataaataaatttgaatttaattttaaaaaattaaaaaactccTTTTAGATTAAAGTTCTTTAATggtattgaaaattaaaatttgacaatAAAAGACTACTTTTTGTAACGGAATAAATTATCAATTTTATGGCCAATGTTTGGGataagttttaaaattgtccctaatatttaaattatcttatttaagTTCCTAATGCTTTAAAATCATCTCAATAATGTCTTATCGTTAGTGACCTATTAAGTATTAACAGAATTGATGGTAAGACAAAATCGAGACGATTTTGGGTAAACAGTTTAATTAAGCTTCTTTTAGAAAAAACCTAAATAATAAATACTTATATTAAaagtagcttataaataagttattttgtatttagttTTTAGTcttaaaagtatttattttcaaataagagtgataaaaaaattttattataagagaagtcatttttttaactttttcataaatatttaaataaatttttagaaaattacaattttattttaaaaattgcaCCAAACATTAATGTTATAAATTTTCAgaagttaaaagttaaaaaaagttACTTATAGACCTATCCAAACAGACCCTTAAATAGAACAAAAATGTTAGgaacaaaaataatacatttCTTTTAGAAGAATTACTAAATcaagtaaaataaaagtaaattttaatgattttattaagaatttaaaatttttactcatcataaaatatttataaaatcacTAGTagataaattttagaaaaaaaaagagtatgatacatatataataaagtataaattatatctttttgtctttaatgtatctaatttttttaatgtttaatttaaatgaactttatttttaactttaaaataaattttaattttttctttcaataatattaattttttatagtgcataattattcaattatttttaattacatctaaataaattactACTCTTAATCAGATTATTTTCAATAtatgtaaatttatttattttttattttactcttaaatatttttactcatcatgaaatatttgtagAGTAACTAGTACATAaacttgtaaaaaaaaaaagaacataatacatatacaataaaatataaattatatctttttgtCACTAACATACcaaaattttatgtttaatttagataaactttatttttaatttttaaataaattttaattttgtcattcaataatattaatttttatcgtagataattacttaattattttttaattatatctaaTTTAAGTAAATTACTCTTACGcacattactttcattctaaataaatttattcttaatcacattactttcattctaaataaattattaagactaaaataaaaaaataaattaaataattatctatcataaaaatattaaaataattaaagaaaaaaactaaattttatttaaaagttaaaaataaattttaattaaatcaaacaTTAAATAAGTTCgatatattaaaaacaaaaaggtataattatactttattgtatatgtatcgtgattttttttctttttctttttccagaAGTTTATATACTAGCTAATTTATAAGTATAAgtaaaaatattgaatttgtAATGTAATTCGTTCTCTTAAAACTCACtatcattttctataaaaaatattaattttaatcgATTCAAAATCCAATTTACTAATTTTTCAATCGAACCTATTTGTTGAGtataattttgacaaaaataacacagTTTAACTAACTACATATGTTAAAGTGTAAtcgataaaaaaaaattttataaaaaaaataccttTAAGCATCTTTTATGTGAATGATGAGTAGCTCCCTTCTTAAAAATAGGCGAACAAAGGGTAATTCACTTGTGGTTTTACCTTTTAAGTATGTATTCCtcgtaatatttttatttttttatttttttatttttttctctattaGAAAACAAATAATTTTCATTCTCCTCTCGCTTTTGAGTAAATCCCCATAATAGTCCCTGAGATTCGGGTCGTTACCCAATGTGATCCCTAAGATCCCAATTGCACCATTATAATCCTCCAGATACGGCTCCGGGCACCATAATAGTCCCTGGACAGTTTTCCGGTGATGAGTCATCACCGACGATCTGATGTGTCACGAAGTTGCCACGTTGGATTAAGCCAAAACGCAGCGTTTTGGGTTGGCGCCCCAACTTGACAAAAACGTTGTCGTTTGGcccaaaaaaaatatgaaacGCGCTATATCAAAAACACACTATCTCCTCAGTTGTCTTCTCCACTTCCACCCtctgtcttcttcttttcttcttcttcttcctcctctcttcATGAATGCCATTACGTTAAGGTTCCTTTCTTGAGATTGAAATTCTTGCAATCAGAAGACATCAAAATCAAGTTTCATTCCATCATTTGTTTCCTCCTTCGTCAGAAACAAGAGGTTCTGCTATTTGTaaaggtaattttttttattcttttttttgcAATGCATGATGATTTTTGTATAACTTGTGTTGTTAGTATGGTTggaattatgattttttttgttctgTTACTATGGTTCTAGGGTTTGATTAGGTTGGGGTTTTCATGGGATGATCAATTTGATTATGGTCATGCTCTGTTTGAAAATAATGCTCTTTTACTTCTTTAGGGTTCCTTTGGTGAGGTTGAAATTCTTGCAGTTAGAAGACATCAAAATCAAGTTTCACTCCATCATTTGTTTCCTCCTGCGTCAGAAACAAGAAGTTCTGCCGTTTGTAAaggtaaattttttttctttttttgcaaTGCATGATGATTTCTGTACATGCTTGTGTTGTGAGTGTGGTTggaattttggtttttttttctGTTACTATGGTTCTATGGTTTGATTAGGTTGGGGTTTCATGAGAAGCTCTGTTTGATTATGGTCATGCTCTATTTGAGAATAATGTTCTGTTTTATAGTCATAAGTGTTCTGTTTGATAAAACTTTTATCTATTGATGTCTAATATCTGTTTGATAAAACTCTTATCAGTTCTTATGTATAATGATGagaatttttaaaagatctaTTTAACTTAAgccattttaattttattagaagATTGAAAATAAATAGCAACATATTACTAGAAAAGTATACTCTTTATTAAGTATGTAGAAGATGTGAAGGAACTTGAAACATacatattcaaataaaaattccatgTCTAGCTATGAGTCAATATTATATTTGTTACATACTTATTATGGGATTGCCAACTTGCTACCAGAGGACAAAATACAAACTGACTCTTAAGTTAGGCCTATCTATATATGGTTATGCACGtttgttttcaattttgttttttgttttttagataagtaagaaaaatgaaaataagtggAAACAATCTTATTTAGTTTTTCAAAACATGTTTCAATTTAAAATATGATTTATTGTCACAAAAATTGAAACAGACACATACAGAGTACAGCACATAAAACTGAACTTtgttattcaattatttaatttatatataatacatattaaaaaaataaagagtacATACAGAGTACATACATACAAATATATTTGTATAGCTGATTTTtgtgtatttaaaaaaaaaataaacctCACAATTATGAACTTACGTTTAAAGGTTTAATTAAACAACAATATTATATTTATCTTGTACTAAATAAAGTAACTATATCCGGCAAATAATTATGTAAATAAGACACTAAAATCTGTTTGTGTAcatgtatttttctttttttttttattcagtAGTTAGTGTAAATAGGACAGAAAAATTTATTTGTGTTTATCTTGATTGTCAAGTAAtggattttgaaaactttttttttagaTGGAAGAGATGTTGGATATTATGTTTCATCACGGGGGTGATTTCAAAGAAGATCAAGAAGGAACAATGGTATATTATCCGGATAATAAGGCTTGTTTAGGTGACCTAGATGTGGATACGTTAGACGTCTTCTATCTAAGGAACTACCATAAAAAGCTTGGTTATGATGGGGAGGGTGAGTTTATGTTAGGGACTGTTATGGTGATCGACCATGATTGGTAGGGACTAATACACTTTGTGTTATTAAATGACCATGACTGGCAGGGACTAATATCAGCAGTGCAAGAAGTGATGCCCAATGTGCACCATCGTTTTTGCGTCTGGCATTTGTGGAGAAATTTTAACAAGAGTTGGAAGGATTTACAACTAAGGGGGCTTTTGTGGGAATGTGCAAGGGCAACAACTCATCAAGAGTTCAGGGATGGAATGGACAAGATAAAAAGACTAAATGAAGATGCATGGGCATATTTTGTAATGCGGACCATAGCCAAGAACAAGGTGAAACTAAACAATCACACTGGAGTGCTCACACCGGTTATAAAGAGTCGACTGGAGAAAGTTAGAAAAGAATCTAAGAATTGGAAGCCTATTTGGACAGGGGACAACGGATATGAAAAGTTTGAGGTGCATGGACACCCAACTAATCACGTGGTGGACTTAGGAAAAAGACTATGCACTTGCCAATTTTGGATGCTTACAGGTTATTTGCATTgctgtaataattttttttgtgctatAGTTGTAATCTGACTAATGGTATATGACTGAAACCCATGGTTGTTGTGGCTGTTGTCTGTGTGCAGGTATTCCTTGTGTGCATGCATGTGCTGCACTGTCTCGGGTTAACAAGCCACCAGAAGACTTTTGTCACCGCTTGCTAACAATGGAGTCATACAGGGAAACATATAATTATCATATTAATCCAATACCTGGACAACCATTATGGGAGCATGCAGAAGAATGTAACAGGCCACATGCACCAAAAATAAAGAGGAAACCTGGAAAACTACAGATGAAAAGACGGATGGATGCTGATGAGAAGGGTGGtggaggatctaaaaaatctaAAGCTGATCCCAAGCCTCAAAGTAACAATGGAGATAATGTTCATCTAAAGAGGCAGTTGGGCCCCTTTACTTGCAGTTTCTGTGGTGATAAAGGACATACAAAGAGAGGTTGTAAGAAGAAGAGAGCTTGTGATGCTGCTGCAGCTGCTGCagttgctgctgctgctgctgaggctaataagaagaagaaaaatgaaggaGGTGCCCCTACATCTGAGCAGCAACTTCAGCAGCCTCAAGATGATGGTAACCAACATGATGGAGAAGATAATCCTGTTGTGCAGTCTACTGAGATTGGCCAAGCCACTTCTGATGCACAACCTGTAGAAATAGATATATCTCAGCCAACTATTTCTGATGTAGAAGATTCTCAAAAGGTAACTTcctatttacatttcttaatttttttctgaTTCAAGTGAATCATCATTTATGTGTAATGTAAATAATTTCTATCTAGGATCATGGAATAAAAAGGCCTTCAAAATTATCACCAAGGAGAAGATCCTCTCCACTAGCAACTTCTGTCCCAGTGAATCCCATGCAGGGTGCTAGTTCAGGAACTGCAACAAGACTTGTCAATTACATGAAGTTCATCCCAACTCCAGGATTTAAGGCTCCAAGAAAGAAGAATTGAAGACTTTAGCTTAATATGTATAGGGCTATCTGTTTTGATGTTAATACTTTTTGCTAGACAAAGACTACACAAGGAAAAAACAATCCTTTATGTTTTGCTGTAAAGTCCTCCCTTTTGAGGCAACTTTGTTTAACATGCTCATGTTAGATGGCTGTCCTTTGTGTTATGTGACTAACTGTGTTAAGTTGAACCATTATCTTAATACAATTATCTTTTAAGTTTGAACCATTATCTTAATTCAGTGTTGGCTAGTTTTCAATCACTTATGCTGCCTTCTTTAGCATAATACTGTTTTAATTAATTGAGTTATCCAAGTTTATATTCCATCAACAAACACTATTCAACAGTTTCTAATACCATAAtcatgttattattttttacatattGTTCATTCAATGAATACAGGGTACACACTACCAACTCTTTTAACTCAGGCTTT
Above is a genomic segment from Arachis stenosperma cultivar V10309 chromosome 1, arast.V10309.gnm1.PFL2, whole genome shotgun sequence containing:
- the LOC130963032 gene encoding uncharacterized protein LOC130963032 isoform X1, which codes for MEEMLDIMFHHGGDFKEDQEGTMGLISAVQEVMPNVHHRFCVWHLWRNFNKSWKDLQLRGLLWECARATTHQEFRDGMDKIKRLNEDAWAYFVMRTIAKNKVKLNNHTGVLTPVIKSRLEKVRKESKNWKPIWTGDNGYEKFEVHGHPTNHVVDLGKRLCTCQFWMLTGIPCVHACAALSRVNKPPEDFCHRLLTMESYRETYNYHINPIPGQPLWEHAEECNRPHAPKIKRKPGKLQMKRRMDADEKGGGGSKKSKADPKPQSNNGDNVHLKRQLGPFTCSFCGDKGHTKRGCKKKRACDAAAAAAVAAAAAEANKKKKNEGGAPTSEQQLQQPQDDGNQHDGEDNPVVQSTEIGQATSDAQPVEIDISQPTISDVEDSQKDHGIKRPSKLSPRRRSSPLATSVPVNPMQGASSGTATRLVNYMKFIPTPGFKAPRKKN
- the LOC130963032 gene encoding uncharacterized protein LOC130963032 isoform X2, giving the protein MMGRGLISAVQEVMPNVHHRFCVWHLWRNFNKSWKDLQLRGLLWECARATTHQEFRDGMDKIKRLNEDAWAYFVMRTIAKNKVKLNNHTGVLTPVIKSRLEKVRKESKNWKPIWTGDNGYEKFEVHGHPTNHVVDLGKRLCTCQFWMLTGIPCVHACAALSRVNKPPEDFCHRLLTMESYRETYNYHINPIPGQPLWEHAEECNRPHAPKIKRKPGKLQMKRRMDADEKGGGGSKKSKADPKPQSNNGDNVHLKRQLGPFTCSFCGDKGHTKRGCKKKRACDAAAAAAVAAAAAEANKKKKNEGGAPTSEQQLQQPQDDGNQHDGEDNPVVQSTEIGQATSDAQPVEIDISQPTISDVEDSQKDHGIKRPSKLSPRRRSSPLATSVPVNPMQGASSGTATRLVNYMKFIPTPGFKAPRKKN